The following proteins are encoded in a genomic region of Cytophagia bacterium CHB2:
- a CDS encoding class I SAM-dependent methyltransferase: MIAYRTDLAYIHHTGFRDFALQAAPGLLDLLRQHKIIDGLIVDLGCGSGIWAKELVRAGYEAWGIDISAALIKLARKHAPQATFQRASFLEALIPPCAAITSLGECFNYLFDEKNGTAALAQLFKRLYRALRPGGILIFDILEPEQWRNGRPAKRFVLGRDWAVLVHVEEDTKSHVLTRHIIAFRKAGNLYRRSAETHVVKLYRRAAIAALLRRAGFSVKMLRGYGQMRFAQGHVGFLARKP, from the coding sequence ATGATAGCCTATCGCACGGATCTCGCCTACATTCACCACACCGGTTTTCGCGATTTTGCGCTGCAAGCCGCGCCTGGGCTGTTGGATCTTCTGCGACAACATAAAATCATTGACGGCCTGATTGTGGACCTGGGCTGTGGCAGCGGCATTTGGGCAAAAGAACTTGTGCGCGCCGGATATGAGGCTTGGGGCATTGACATTTCTGCGGCCCTGATCAAGCTTGCGCGCAAACATGCTCCGCAGGCTACGTTCCAGCGCGCCTCATTTCTGGAGGCGCTAATACCGCCGTGCGCAGCGATCACCTCGCTGGGCGAATGCTTCAATTATTTATTTGATGAAAAGAACGGCACAGCGGCCTTGGCGCAGCTTTTTAAGCGATTGTATCGTGCGCTGCGCCCGGGAGGCATTCTGATATTTGACATTCTCGAGCCGGAGCAATGGCGCAACGGCCGGCCCGCCAAGCGCTTTGTCCTCGGCAGAGATTGGGCGGTCTTGGTGCACGTTGAGGAGGACACAAAATCGCATGTTTTAACCCGGCATATCATCGCTTTTCGCAAAGCCGGAAATTTGTATCGCCGCAGCGCAGAAACGCATGTTGTGAAACTGTATCGCCGCGCTGCAATTGCCGCACTCTTGCGCCGCGCCGGTTTCAGCGTGAAAATGTTGCGCGGTTACGGCCAAATGCGTTTCGCGCAAGGCCATGTGGGATTTCTCGCACGCAAACCCTGA